Proteins encoded together in one Chitinophaga lutea window:
- a CDS encoding tellurite resistance TerB family protein → MSLTPELKNHFLHLYHMALSDSQVDVKELEMLYRIGESRGVGRADMEALLLQPGKDNFSPPETVLEKIDCLYDLCLIAWSDGCVEQGEKETLALFCSRFGFRDENVSLICEYLLEEAFKNTPKQQVLSTVSQNL, encoded by the coding sequence ATGTCACTAACACCCGAATTAAAGAACCATTTCCTTCATTTGTACCATATGGCCCTTTCTGACTCCCAAGTGGATGTTAAGGAACTTGAAATGTTATACCGCATCGGGGAATCCAGGGGAGTTGGCCGCGCTGATATGGAAGCGTTGCTGTTGCAGCCCGGAAAGGACAATTTCTCTCCGCCCGAAACAGTTTTGGAAAAGATTGATTGCCTTTATGATCTATGCCTGATCGCATGGTCAGATGGATGTGTTGAACAGGGGGAAAAGGAGACATTGGCCCTTTTCTGTTCGAGGTTCGGATTTCGCGACGAAAATGTTTCACTCATTTGTGAATATCTCCTGGAGGAAGCATTTAAAAACACACCCAAGCAACAAGTATTATCCACCGTATCCCAAAATCTCTGA
- a CDS encoding YegP family protein, with translation MKNPKFELFQSSVNKQFYFRLKASNGEPILRSEGYVSKQSCENGIASVKKNAPIDERYVRKGSGSHFTFSLKAANGELIGHSEVYTTAASRDQGIESVMKNGPGAPIDDLT, from the coding sequence ATGAAAAATCCAAAGTTTGAACTTTTCCAGAGTTCTGTTAACAAACAGTTTTATTTCCGCCTCAAAGCTTCTAATGGAGAGCCCATTTTACGTAGTGAAGGGTACGTTAGCAAGCAATCTTGTGAAAACGGTATAGCATCCGTAAAGAAAAATGCCCCGATAGATGAGCGTTACGTACGGAAGGGTAGCGGCTCCCACTTTACGTTTAGCCTGAAAGCTGCCAATGGCGAACTTATCGGTCACAGCGAAGTCTATACGACGGCTGCTTCCCGTGATCAGGGAATTGAGTCAGTAATGAAGAATGGCCCTGGTGCCCCTATAGATGACCTGACCTGA
- a CDS encoding SUMF1/EgtB/PvdO family nonheme iron enzyme, which yields MFISMFKYDVAVSVAEEDKAVAELIVAGLKQRNVRYYFYLENQVEGWGQPIMDITSDSYGKNSRFILAITSRFYPQGYWAGIERLIALRHRRFNVLQLRLDDTPIDGLSKHVVYLEWRNNPAEIAEILWRKVRQQRRQQARVHVWPRALMALLLIILLLVYFFNWTVMRPVSERPGPKTDKILIAGNGRDSFYISNTEVTVAQYRAFCDRQGIAFPLQLPAAHENGPIVNVTWEEALAYCKSLQGRLPTESEWEDAARGGLFTKYSGSGTANEVAVYNRAKPAAVASKAPNGYGLYDMTGNVAEWCADWSDSSQKWKSVRGGTYNSKINPVNELAVGYRAKEAPSTRSPYIGFRIVWDKK from the coding sequence ATGTTCATCAGTATGTTCAAATATGATGTGGCTGTTTCGGTTGCGGAAGAAGATAAAGCGGTGGCGGAGCTAATTGTTGCCGGTCTGAAGCAGCGAAACGTGCGGTATTATTTTTACCTGGAAAACCAGGTCGAAGGCTGGGGCCAGCCGATAATGGATATTACTTCGGACTCCTATGGCAAGAACAGCCGTTTTATTTTAGCGATCACCAGCCGGTTTTATCCGCAAGGATATTGGGCAGGTATTGAAAGGCTGATCGCGCTTAGGCACAGGCGCTTCAACGTTCTGCAATTGCGGTTGGATGATACTCCTATAGATGGCCTCTCAAAACACGTGGTCTATCTTGAATGGCGGAATAATCCCGCAGAGATAGCGGAAATACTTTGGCGAAAAGTCAGGCAGCAGCGGCGGCAGCAGGCCCGGGTGCATGTTTGGCCCAGAGCACTGATGGCTTTGTTGCTCATCATTTTACTCCTGGTTTATTTTTTTAATTGGACCGTGATGCGGCCAGTAAGTGAAAGACCTGGCCCCAAAACAGATAAGATCCTGATTGCCGGTAATGGTAGGGATTCATTTTATATCAGCAACACGGAAGTAACAGTGGCGCAGTACAGGGCTTTTTGTGACCGCCAGGGAATAGCCTTCCCTTTACAACTACCTGCTGCCCATGAGAATGGTCCAATCGTGAATGTGACATGGGAGGAAGCGCTGGCCTATTGCAAGTCACTGCAGGGACGCCTTCCTACTGAATCGGAATGGGAAGATGCCGCCAGGGGCGGGCTATTCACAAAATATAGTGGTAGTGGAACAGCGAACGAAGTAGCAGTGTACAACCGGGCAAAACCGGCGGCTGTTGCCAGCAAAGCGCCGAACGGTTATGGTCTGTATGATATGACCGGAAATGTGGCGGAGTGGTGCGCGGACTGGTCCGACTCCTCCCAAAAGTGGAAATCCGTCAGAGGTGGCACTTACAATAGTAAGATCAATCCTGTTAATGAACTGGCCGTTGGCTACCGTGCAAAAGAAGCGCCAAGCACCAGGAGTCCTTATATCGGCTTCAGGATCGTTTGGGATAAAAAGTAA
- a CDS encoding caspase family protein: MRKALIVGINDYPGGARLRGCINDANQVAALLNTNADGSPNFDVMLSTGVKTRASLRSLILNVFKGEDEVSLFYFSGHGCVTDTGGYIMTPDFSRYDEGIYMDEILKMVSLSPARHKVVILDCCYSGTMGSPALGGNNAAYLNKGVTILASSRSTEVSMEVAGQGVFTSLLIGALDGGAADIAGEVTPGNIYSYIDKALGAWKQRPVFKANIVQSIHLRKVNPLVPLPALRKLTVYFPTAGSEFQLDPSYEFTTSQPNEEHINIFKILRKMQLIGLVEPVGEEYMYWAAVNNKSCRLTSLGRYYWGVLTSGRL; the protein is encoded by the coding sequence ATGAGAAAAGCACTAATAGTTGGAATTAATGATTATCCAGGAGGAGCCCGGTTGAGAGGTTGTATAAACGACGCTAATCAGGTGGCCGCGTTGTTGAATACGAATGCAGACGGGTCTCCCAATTTTGATGTAATGCTCAGTACCGGGGTCAAGACGCGGGCCTCGCTGCGGTCATTGATTCTCAACGTTTTTAAGGGAGAGGATGAGGTAAGTTTATTCTATTTCTCCGGGCATGGTTGTGTTACCGATACTGGCGGGTATATTATGACGCCTGATTTTAGCCGTTACGACGAAGGCATTTATATGGATGAAATATTGAAGATGGTAAGCCTTTCTCCCGCCAGGCACAAAGTGGTGATCCTGGATTGTTGCTATTCCGGGACCATGGGGAGCCCCGCCTTAGGAGGAAACAATGCGGCCTATTTGAATAAGGGCGTCACAATTCTTGCTTCCAGCCGTAGCACGGAAGTTTCCATGGAAGTGGCTGGACAGGGAGTTTTTACCAGTCTTTTGATTGGCGCACTGGATGGTGGTGCGGCGGATATTGCAGGGGAGGTTACCCCGGGAAATATCTATAGTTATATCGATAAGGCGTTGGGCGCCTGGAAACAACGACCTGTGTTTAAAGCGAATATTGTACAATCCATCCACCTCCGTAAAGTAAACCCGTTGGTTCCGCTTCCAGCATTAAGAAAGCTGACCGTTTATTTCCCTACCGCAGGGAGCGAGTTTCAGCTAGATCCCAGTTATGAATTCACTACCAGTCAACCTAACGAGGAACATATCAATATATTTAAAATACTGCGAAAAATGCAGTTGATCGGGCTGGTGGAACCTGTTGGCGAGGAGTATATGTATTGGGCTGCAGTTAACAACAAAAGTTGTCGATTAACTTCCCTGGGTAGATATTACTGGGGCGTATTAACCAGCGGAAGGCTTTAA
- a CDS encoding sensor histidine kinase: MQTSIDATLLTIIISTVLVLGLCIAIIYALFFYQRKKFRHQQELIEMREAFGQTLLQSKLAIQEQTLDHISKELHANFSHLVSLININLSEILPQSPEDQRESILETKSLAKQLMSELKALSANLNTDHIIHIGFVKALENELNRLAKSRRYEVVITKTGEEYRMSAEHEIILFRLCQEVLNNVVKYAKATKISTSLSFSPDLFILTIADDGSGFDVKEALYQSGEKQSTGLLNIRKRASIINSEFNIVSGEGKGTVVTINMPNPERTNIPVL, from the coding sequence ATGCAAACCTCTATCGACGCGACTTTATTAACCATCATCATATCTACTGTTCTTGTTCTGGGCCTTTGCATAGCAATAATCTATGCCTTGTTTTTCTATCAGCGAAAAAAGTTCCGACACCAACAGGAATTAATAGAAATGAGGGAAGCATTCGGCCAAACCTTGCTACAATCCAAACTCGCCATTCAAGAGCAAACGCTCGATCATATTTCCAAGGAATTGCATGCAAATTTCAGTCATCTGGTTTCACTCATCAATATCAACCTTTCCGAAATATTGCCGCAAAGCCCGGAAGATCAGCGAGAGAGTATACTTGAAACCAAGTCCCTTGCCAAACAATTGATGAGTGAATTAAAAGCACTAAGCGCTAATCTCAATACTGATCACATCATCCATATAGGATTTGTAAAAGCATTAGAGAATGAGCTTAACCGGCTTGCCAAAAGCAGGAGATATGAAGTGGTGATTACAAAAACAGGAGAAGAGTACCGTATGTCGGCCGAACATGAAATTATTCTGTTTCGCCTCTGTCAAGAAGTGCTAAACAATGTAGTAAAGTATGCAAAAGCAACAAAAATATCTACTTCACTATCCTTTTCGCCCGATCTTTTTATATTGACAATCGCAGACGATGGATCTGGTTTTGATGTCAAGGAGGCTCTTTACCAAAGCGGAGAAAAGCAAAGTACCGGATTACTTAACATCCGAAAAAGGGCTTCCATCATCAATTCTGAATTCAATATTGTCAGCGGCGAAGGAAAAGGAACTGTAGTAACTATCAACATGCCAAATCCTGAAAGGACAAATATTCCAGTATTATGA
- a CDS encoding response regulator, with amino-acid sequence MRTNTPALNIALVDDHNLFRKGLIKLINLADYGKRYAILLEAENGNDLQNKMTQPPFPDIVLMDIDMPDMNGFETVEWLQRTHPSIKVMVISMLESESAILRMLRLGVKGFLSKDIEVEDIHRALETISSNGFYYSDAATEVLNQNLTGSGKFNTTAVHLSENELEFLKLAATEMTYLQIADKMNLSPKTIDGYRENLFKRLNVKTRVTLALYAVKHGIVQV; translated from the coding sequence ATGAGAACGAACACTCCTGCACTGAACATCGCATTGGTGGATGATCATAACCTCTTCAGAAAGGGACTGATCAAACTTATTAACCTCGCAGACTATGGAAAAAGGTATGCCATTCTCCTTGAAGCAGAAAACGGGAACGACCTTCAAAACAAAATGACCCAGCCTCCGTTTCCTGATATCGTGCTGATGGACATTGACATGCCGGATATGAACGGATTTGAAACGGTGGAATGGCTGCAGCGAACACACCCGTCCATAAAAGTAATGGTGATTTCCATGCTAGAATCTGAAAGTGCAATACTGCGGATGCTGCGCCTTGGTGTGAAAGGCTTTCTTTCCAAGGATATAGAAGTGGAAGACATTCATAGAGCGCTGGAAACAATCTCCAGCAATGGCTTCTACTATTCCGATGCTGCTACAGAAGTTCTGAACCAGAATTTAACCGGTTCTGGTAAATTCAATACCACAGCCGTTCATCTGTCGGAAAATGAGCTGGAATTTCTCAAACTTGCCGCAACAGAAATGACTTATCTGCAAATTGCAGACAAAATGAATTTAAGTCCCAAAACAATTGATGGATATCGGGAAAATTTGTTTAAGCGGCTAAATGTGAAAACCAGGGTAACTCTGGCGCTTTATGCCGTAAAACACGGTATTGTACAAGTATAA
- a CDS encoding plasmid mobilization protein, whose product MQVKRNRGGRPRKQVKKTEQLAVMCTPIDRLVIKAKAREANLTISEYLLHAGKGSPVKIKHIPREILQFTGRINHTAALLNQMARKLNCGLSLGEMERLLLVSCLETLQKLSSEIKSSLP is encoded by the coding sequence ATGCAAGTGAAGCGAAACAGGGGCGGTAGGCCGCGGAAACAAGTTAAGAAAACCGAGCAACTGGCGGTGATGTGTACGCCGATCGATCGGCTGGTAATTAAGGCGAAAGCAAGGGAAGCTAACCTCACCATTTCGGAATATCTGTTACATGCCGGGAAAGGATCACCGGTTAAAATCAAGCACATCCCCCGGGAGATCCTCCAGTTCACCGGAAGGATAAACCACACTGCCGCACTCCTAAACCAGATGGCCCGGAAACTAAATTGCGGGCTTTCGCTTGGTGAAATGGAGCGGCTTCTTTTGGTTTCCTGCCTTGAAACGCTACAAAAACTATCCTCCGAAATCAAATCCAGCCTGCCATGA
- a CDS encoding relaxase/mobilization nuclease domain-containing protein, whose amino-acid sequence MIGKIIIGKSFKGCISYCLSPKQGQAERAEVIHYNNCYGDKNELIRQFEELREHNPKLGKPVIHVILSLAPGDKVRPGLKEAIAQECAENLGFADCQYLAISHNDTQHQHIHIIGNRVRYNGKTVSDSNNYRQIVRFCRKMEQKYNLTKVLNPRRYLSSVNQLIPREDQRKNILKRAISRALQEAKDLNSFLSLMKSSGYTVDKGRGIAFIDAQKVRTKGSEIGYSLQNIQETIERLNNRQIISPRQYRGIRI is encoded by the coding sequence ATGATCGGGAAAATTATCATCGGGAAGAGTTTCAAAGGCTGCATTAGTTATTGCCTCAGCCCGAAGCAAGGCCAAGCCGAACGGGCGGAAGTGATTCATTATAATAACTGTTATGGCGATAAAAACGAGCTGATCCGGCAGTTTGAGGAATTAAGAGAGCATAATCCTAAACTTGGGAAGCCCGTCATTCATGTTATTCTAAGTCTGGCGCCGGGAGATAAGGTTCGGCCAGGGCTAAAGGAGGCAATTGCCCAGGAATGCGCGGAGAATTTGGGGTTTGCTGATTGCCAGTACCTCGCCATTTCCCATAACGACACGCAGCACCAGCATATTCATATTATCGGCAACCGCGTCCGGTATAATGGGAAAACGGTTTCAGATAGTAACAATTACCGACAGATCGTGCGGTTCTGCAGGAAAATGGAGCAGAAATATAACCTCACCAAAGTCTTAAATCCCCGCCGGTATCTTTCCTCCGTAAACCAACTGATTCCCCGAGAGGACCAGCGGAAAAACATCTTGAAGCGCGCTATTAGTAGGGCGTTACAGGAGGCAAAAGATCTTAATTCCTTCCTGTCACTTATGAAATCGAGCGGGTATACGGTGGATAAGGGCCGGGGGATCGCTTTCATAGATGCCCAAAAAGTGAGGACGAAAGGCAGCGAGATTGGATATTCGTTGCAGAACATTCAGGAAACAATCGAACGATTGAACAACCGGCAAATTATTAGTCCACGCCAATATCGCGGAATAAGAATTTAA
- a CDS encoding protein-tyrosine phosphatase family protein: protein MLDLYFKSLKRGEVYRILPNWGVERVCYGGPVYDVQSLRDGLSAVKSWQLMCYDCHGDDFAPISKEEYKEYFNLMRERRNEVLRKAQK from the coding sequence ATGTTAGATCTTTATTTTAAAAGCCTCAAAAGAGGTGAAGTTTACAGGATTCTCCCAAACTGGGGGGTTGAAAGGGTGTGCTACGGCGGCCCAGTTTATGATGTGCAAAGTTTAAGAGATGGACTAAGTGCTGTAAAATCTTGGCAATTAATGTGTTATGATTGCCATGGGGATGATTTTGCTCCAATCAGTAAAGAAGAGTACAAGGAATATTTTAATCTGATGAGAGAGCGCAGGAATGAAGTACTGCGGAAGGCCCAGAAATAG
- a CDS encoding toll/interleukin-1 receptor domain-containing protein, which yields MPELVDYFFNDFKGANIDVNIQELFQQAAPNYLTDNDKINLRILQGSQNPIRMFVFYISSPDKTLTLILSALANLSKLSEFANGIISIPQHISEVNLGNFRVEYSYQIYFYIEYELTDQEYSELNLESSRIGIWVTIRSKKYAEMENKSKKPQAFISHDSRDKELIARPIFHGLQSRLCSVWYDEYSLNIGDSLKDSIEQGLKETNKCILILTPNFLKNPGWVKKEFDSIYTREIIKNERVFLPIWHGVTKDEIYEYSPELSLRVAEIWPSPKGKSEDQYLLEIEVLISKLHTAIAN from the coding sequence ATGCCTGAACTAGTTGATTACTTTTTCAATGATTTTAAAGGGGCAAATATTGACGTTAACATCCAAGAATTATTCCAACAAGCTGCTCCAAATTACCTAACGGACAATGATAAAATAAACCTCCGCATTCTACAAGGATCACAAAATCCAATCAGAATGTTCGTTTTTTACATTTCAAGTCCTGACAAGACGCTCACGTTGATATTAAGCGCGTTAGCCAATCTCAGTAAACTATCTGAGTTCGCAAATGGAATAATTTCAATTCCTCAGCATATTTCCGAAGTGAATTTGGGGAATTTCAGAGTGGAATACTCGTATCAAATTTATTTCTACATTGAATATGAATTGACCGACCAAGAATACTCAGAACTTAATCTTGAATCAAGTAGGATTGGAATCTGGGTTACAATTAGAAGCAAAAAATATGCAGAAATGGAGAATAAAAGCAAAAAGCCACAAGCATTTATTTCACATGATTCAAGGGACAAAGAATTAATTGCTCGGCCTATTTTCCACGGTTTACAATCCAGGCTATGCTCAGTTTGGTATGATGAATATTCCTTAAACATCGGCGACAGTCTAAAAGATTCAATAGAGCAAGGTCTAAAAGAAACCAATAAGTGTATTTTAATCTTGACTCCTAATTTCCTTAAAAATCCGGGATGGGTAAAGAAGGAGTTTGATTCAATATATACAAGAGAAATTATTAAGAATGAGCGTGTGTTTCTTCCAATTTGGCATGGTGTTACAAAAGACGAGATTTACGAATACTCTCCTGAACTATCATTACGCGTAGCGGAAATATGGCCGTCGCCAAAAGGAAAATCGGAGGATCAATATCTATTAGAGATTGAAGTTTTAATAAGTAAACTGCATACTGCAATAGCAAACTGA
- a CDS encoding helix-turn-helix domain-containing protein, whose product MKSKPHASKIDLYVIERVKEMREKAQMRQIDLSHHLGLADSFVSNVESESQRHKYNIRHLNDLARIFNCSPKDFLPEGAVE is encoded by the coding sequence ATGAAAAGCAAGCCGCACGCATCCAAAATTGATTTGTACGTTATCGAGAGGGTAAAGGAAATGAGAGAAAAGGCCCAAATGCGGCAGATAGACTTATCCCATCACCTTGGGCTTGCGGACAGTTTTGTATCGAATGTGGAGAGCGAGAGCCAGCGGCATAAGTATAATATCCGTCACCTGAACGACCTGGCTAGGATCTTTAATTGTTCCCCGAAGGATTTTCTGCCGGAGGGGGCGGTTGAATAA
- a CDS encoding recombinase family protein, translated as MIAIGYVRISTKDQSKYSLDYQKNSIRDYCKRNKLELVNLFEDDGESSYTFDRPDWIALEDFIKKHKGKVQYLIVMDHDRFSRNLPEALNKISHLEMKFGIKVLATNEPIDLDPSDPNVFMTRAFKYMMANNELFNIRRRTSAGIRQALESGRFVNRAPFGYKNVKAEGGKGFIVIDEERSFIVKKIFRDFLMGHPFGQICKEARALGFTYSGNSAIPRILNNHLYAGLIKVPASKQTPEKIIPGIHQPIISETEFWRAQELLGNIKPIKCMPVDEVPLRGILTCTCGLNMTAGKSKGKRKYYNYYRCRVHNNLNFSAIKIHDQLDKILDLCSFKPEQTTYIAEKAKERMNDALAERTQQVAIKTKELEEINRKIEKNEERFMEDMIEPETYRKWHKKFQIQKALLMEEINSLTRNRHEKLEKLFQVLPYLTSLKSIFQKATVRQKHQLLRGVFKRGLTYREGAFRTPWLHPALIHNEVTLKQKGLLFVEQPSSDLGDSPIRSEIGS; from the coding sequence ATGATCGCAATCGGGTATGTTCGCATCAGCACGAAGGACCAGTCCAAATACTCGCTGGACTATCAAAAAAACAGCATCAGGGATTATTGCAAGCGGAACAAACTGGAACTCGTCAACCTCTTTGAGGACGACGGAGAAAGCAGCTATACGTTTGACCGCCCCGACTGGATCGCCCTGGAAGACTTCATCAAGAAGCACAAAGGCAAAGTCCAGTACCTCATTGTCATGGATCACGACCGCTTCAGCCGGAACCTCCCGGAAGCCCTCAACAAAATATCCCATCTGGAAATGAAATTCGGGATCAAGGTACTGGCGACAAACGAACCCATAGACCTCGATCCCTCCGACCCCAACGTCTTCATGACCCGGGCGTTCAAATATATGATGGCGAACAACGAGCTTTTCAACATCCGCCGCCGCACCTCCGCCGGGATTCGCCAGGCGCTGGAGAGCGGGCGCTTCGTGAACCGCGCCCCCTTCGGATATAAAAACGTCAAAGCAGAAGGCGGGAAAGGCTTCATCGTGATCGACGAGGAACGCTCGTTCATCGTGAAAAAGATCTTCCGGGATTTCCTGATGGGCCACCCGTTCGGGCAAATCTGCAAGGAAGCCCGCGCCCTCGGGTTCACCTATTCCGGTAATTCCGCCATCCCGCGCATCCTAAATAACCACTTATACGCCGGATTGATAAAAGTTCCCGCCAGCAAACAAACCCCGGAGAAAATAATCCCCGGCATCCACCAACCGATCATTTCAGAAACGGAATTTTGGCGCGCGCAGGAATTGCTTGGCAACATCAAACCCATCAAATGCATGCCGGTGGATGAGGTGCCATTACGCGGCATCCTCACCTGCACCTGCGGCCTCAACATGACCGCGGGAAAAAGCAAAGGCAAGCGGAAATACTACAATTACTACCGCTGCCGTGTCCATAATAACCTAAACTTCTCCGCAATCAAAATCCACGATCAACTGGATAAAATCCTCGACTTGTGCAGCTTCAAGCCGGAGCAAACCACCTACATCGCAGAAAAAGCAAAGGAACGAATGAACGATGCCCTTGCAGAAAGAACCCAGCAAGTCGCCATAAAAACAAAGGAACTGGAAGAAATAAACCGGAAGATCGAGAAGAACGAAGAGCGGTTTATGGAAGACATGATCGAACCGGAAACGTACAGGAAGTGGCACAAGAAATTCCAGATTCAGAAAGCATTGCTCATGGAAGAAATCAATTCCCTCACGCGCAACCGCCACGAAAAACTGGAAAAACTTTTTCAAGTTCTCCCCTATTTAACATCCCTCAAAAGTATTTTCCAGAAAGCAACCGTGCGGCAGAAACATCAGCTATTACGCGGGGTGTTCAAACGTGGGCTCACATATCGCGAAGGGGCATTTAGAACACCCTGGCTCCATCCTGCCTTAATACATAACGAAGTGACGCTCAAACAAAAAGGGCTGCTCTTTGTAGAACAGCCCTCAAGTGACTTAGGAGATTCTCCCATTCGTAGCGAGATCGGGAGTTGA
- a CDS encoding group II truncated hemoglobin yields the protein MKDTPSLYAWAGGQPALERLTEVFYAKVGKDELLEPVFRHMSPEHSKHVAHFIGEVLGGPPAYTTGDGGSHAGMVRHHLGKMLTEPQRRRWINLLLDSADEVGLADDPEFRSALVGYLEWGSRLAVINSQTSDNPVNENEPMPKWGWGEPGGPYQP from the coding sequence ATGAAAGACACACCTTCATTATATGCCTGGGCCGGCGGCCAACCCGCACTCGAGCGCCTGACGGAAGTATTTTATGCCAAAGTAGGAAAAGACGAGCTGCTGGAACCTGTTTTCCGCCATATGAGCCCCGAGCATAGCAAACATGTAGCCCACTTCATCGGTGAAGTATTAGGCGGCCCGCCCGCTTACACCACCGGCGACGGCGGCAGCCATGCCGGGATGGTGCGCCATCACCTCGGCAAAATGCTCACCGAGCCCCAGCGCCGCCGCTGGATCAACCTCCTGCTCGACAGCGCCGACGAAGTAGGCCTGGCCGACGATCCGGAGTTTCGTTCCGCCCTGGTGGGGTACCTGGAGTGGGGGAGCCGCCTCGCGGTCATCAATTCTCAAACCAGCGATAACCCGGTGAACGAAAATGAGCCGATGCCGAAGTGGGGCTGGGGTGAACCGGGAGGCCCCTATCAGCCGTAA
- a CDS encoding BlaI/MecI/CopY family transcriptional regulator — protein sequence MKPNKKDNSAEPTKSELEILQVLWQQGPSTVRTVNDVLNEQKREVQYTSTLKLMQIMVEKGWLNRDESQMKHVYSAAVEEDSTKGHLLERFVDTLYNGSASSLMMQLLGNKKTSKKELDAIRELLKKMDK from the coding sequence ATGAAGCCGAACAAAAAAGACAACAGCGCCGAACCCACCAAATCCGAGCTCGAGATTTTGCAGGTTTTATGGCAACAGGGGCCGTCCACCGTACGCACCGTCAACGACGTGCTCAATGAGCAGAAAAGGGAGGTGCAATACACCTCTACCCTCAAACTCATGCAGATCATGGTGGAAAAAGGCTGGCTGAACCGCGACGAAAGCCAGATGAAACATGTGTACAGCGCCGCAGTGGAAGAAGACTCCACCAAAGGCCACCTGCTCGAGCGGTTTGTGGACACCCTTTACAACGGCTCCGCCAGCAGCCTGATGATGCAACTGCTGGGCAATAAAAAAACATCCAAAAAGGAACTCGACGCTATCAGGGAATTGTTGAAGAAGATGGATAAATAG